A genomic segment from Sulfitobacter mediterraneus encodes:
- a CDS encoding NAD-dependent epimerase/dehydratase family protein, with translation MIGSGTATITDRHGPVLLLGAGGRLGRMCCQYWPAGHGLIGQSRQIGMGDLWFDPLRDRNALIVAARGKRAVVCLAGVVPNGLATAPVDFGVNSDLACAAVQAAKAAGCPRVFLASSAAIYGKQAGALGEATRPCPISAYGRSKLRMEEEAHAIGIALDQPVTSLRIGNVAGADAILGGWHNAMQLDQLPDGTTPRRSYIGGADLAAIIHRLTLMPHVPPVLNVALRGAIEAGTLLNAAGLSWTYRDAGDDVIPDVTLNVDVLGQVLGARVPRASPDDLVAEWRGWEKPQARAI, from the coding sequence ATGATAGGTTCAGGCACCGCCACGATCACAGATAGACATGGGCCGGTTCTGCTGCTCGGCGCGGGCGGCCGGTTGGGCCGTATGTGTTGCCAGTATTGGCCGGCCGGTCATGGTTTGATTGGCCAAAGCCGGCAAATTGGAATGGGGGACTTGTGGTTTGACCCTCTGAGGGATCGAAATGCTCTTATTGTGGCGGCGCGGGGCAAAAGGGCGGTGGTTTGTCTGGCTGGGGTTGTGCCGAATGGCCTGGCAACAGCTCCTGTCGATTTCGGAGTGAACAGCGATCTTGCCTGCGCCGCGGTTCAGGCCGCAAAGGCCGCCGGATGCCCACGGGTGTTTTTGGCATCTTCCGCCGCGATTTATGGCAAACAGGCCGGTGCCTTGGGCGAAGCCACCCGGCCCTGCCCGATCAGTGCCTATGGACGTTCAAAATTGCGAATGGAGGAAGAAGCCCATGCCATCGGCATCGCTTTGGATCAGCCTGTCACGTCGCTGCGGATCGGCAATGTGGCTGGCGCTGATGCAATCCTTGGCGGTTGGCACAATGCGATGCAGCTTGATCAATTGCCCGACGGCACGACCCCGCGCCGCAGTTACATCGGGGGGGCCGATCTGGCTGCGATAATCCATCGGCTCACCCTCATGCCACACGTGCCGCCGGTTTTGAACGTTGCGCTGCGCGGGGCGATAGAGGCAGGCACGCTCTTGAATGCTGCGGGGTTGTCATGGACCTATCGAGACGCAGGGGATGATGTGATCCCTGATGTAACGCTGAACGTGGATGTGCTTGGTCAGGTGCTGGGGGCTCGGGTGCCACGCGCGAGCCCTGATGATCTGGTTGCGGAATGGCGCGGTTGGGAAAAACCGCAGGCCCGAGCCATTTGA
- a CDS encoding sugar transferase: MTLSKRMFDLVMALVLITLLIAPMVVLLLWLLAAEGRPVFFVSERMKTPHRAFRLWKLRSMKEDIHDQGVTGGDKANRLTPSGRWLRRFRLDELPQLWNILRGDMSFVGPRPPLRAYVERFPNLYADVLQNRPGVTGLASIICHGVEEHRLQHCYTASETDAVYARVFVPCKAKLDLIYQRNQSLCLDIKLLWRTVSVLISGRFR; the protein is encoded by the coding sequence ATGACTCTGTCCAAGCGCATGTTTGACCTGGTGATGGCGCTGGTGTTGATCACGCTTTTGATTGCCCCAATGGTGGTCTTGCTGCTGTGGCTTTTGGCGGCCGAGGGCAGGCCGGTTTTCTTTGTCTCGGAACGGATGAAAACCCCGCACCGTGCCTTTAGGCTCTGGAAATTGCGGAGCATGAAAGAGGATATCCATGATCAGGGGGTGACCGGCGGCGACAAGGCCAACCGATTGACCCCAAGCGGCCGTTGGTTGCGACGGTTTCGGTTGGATGAGCTGCCGCAATTGTGGAACATCCTGCGCGGTGACATGAGCTTTGTCGGGCCGCGCCCGCCATTGCGGGCTTATGTTGAGCGTTTTCCGAATCTCTACGCGGATGTTCTGCAAAACCGTCCGGGTGTGACGGGGCTGGCCAGCATCATTTGTCACGGAGTGGAGGAGCACCGCCTGCAACACTGTTACACCGCGTCCGAAACAGATGCGGTGTATGCGCGGGTTTTTGTACCGTGCAAGGCAAAGCTGGATTTGATCTATCAGCGCAATCAAAGCCTTTGCCTGGACATAAAATTGCTTTGGCGCACGGTGTCAGTACTGATCTCAGGCAGATTCAGATGA